In one Streptomyces sp. NBC_01288 genomic region, the following are encoded:
- a CDS encoding M16 family metallopeptidase has product MTSTSSTTTARTSSEARAVARTQTLIQGTNGIGTVRKTTLPGGLRIVTETLPSVRSATFGIWAHVGSRDETPSLNGATHYLEHLLFKGTHKRSALDISSAIDAVGGEMNAFTAKEYTCYYARVLDTDLPLAIDVVCDMLTGSLIREDDVNVERGAILEEIAMTEDDPGDCVHDLFARTMFGDNPLGRPVLGTVDTVNALTADRIRRFYKKHYDPTHLVVAAAGNIDHDKVVRQVRAAFDKAGAFRTPEAAPIAPREGRRVLRSTGKVELIGRKTEQAHVVLGMPGLARTDERRWALGVLNTALGGGMSSRLFQEVREKRGLAYSVYSYTSGFADCGLFGVYAGCRPSQVHDVLKICRDELDQVAEHGLSDDEIGRAVGQLQGSTVLGLEDTGALMNRIGKSELCWGEQMSVDDLLARIAAVTPDEVREVAREILGQRPSLAVIGPLKDKQAARLHDAVA; this is encoded by the coding sequence GTGACGTCGACCAGCTCCACGACGACGGCCCGCACCTCCTCGGAGGCGCGGGCCGTCGCCCGTACCCAAACCCTCATCCAGGGCACCAACGGCATCGGCACGGTCCGTAAGACCACCCTCCCGGGCGGCCTGCGCATCGTCACCGAGACGCTGCCCTCGGTCCGCTCCGCGACCTTCGGCATCTGGGCACACGTGGGCTCCCGCGACGAGACACCGTCCCTGAACGGCGCCACGCACTACCTGGAGCACCTCCTCTTCAAGGGCACGCACAAGCGCAGCGCCCTGGACATCTCCTCCGCGATCGACGCGGTCGGCGGCGAGATGAACGCGTTCACGGCGAAGGAGTACACGTGCTACTACGCGCGCGTGCTCGACACCGACCTGCCGCTCGCCATCGACGTGGTCTGCGACATGCTGACCGGTTCCCTCATCCGTGAGGACGACGTCAACGTCGAGCGCGGCGCCATCCTCGAAGAGATCGCCATGACGGAGGACGACCCGGGCGACTGCGTGCACGACCTGTTCGCGCGCACGATGTTCGGCGACAACCCCCTCGGCCGTCCCGTCCTCGGCACGGTCGACACCGTCAACGCCCTCACCGCGGACCGCATCCGCCGCTTCTACAAGAAGCACTACGACCCGACCCACCTCGTGGTCGCCGCGGCCGGCAACATCGACCACGACAAGGTCGTACGACAGGTCCGCGCGGCCTTCGACAAGGCGGGCGCCTTCCGCACCCCCGAGGCGGCACCCATCGCCCCGCGCGAGGGCCGCCGCGTGCTGCGCTCCACCGGCAAGGTCGAGCTGATCGGCCGCAAGACCGAGCAGGCGCACGTCGTCCTCGGCATGCCGGGCCTGGCCCGCACCGACGAGCGCCGCTGGGCACTGGGTGTCCTCAACACGGCCCTCGGCGGCGGCATGTCCTCCCGCCTCTTCCAGGAGGTCCGGGAGAAGCGCGGCCTGGCCTACAGCGTGTACTCGTACACGTCCGGCTTCGCCGACTGCGGCCTCTTCGGCGTCTACGCCGGCTGCCGGCCCTCGCAGGTCCACGACGTGCTGAAGATCTGCCGCGACGAACTCGACCAGGTCGCCGAACACGGCCTGTCCGACGACGAGATCGGCCGCGCCGTCGGCCAGCTCCAGGGCTCCACCGTCCTGGGCCTCGAAGACACGGGCGCGCTGATGAACCGCATCGGCAAGAGCGAGCTGTGCTGGGGCGAGCAGATGTCCGTCGACGACCTGCTGGCCCGGATCGCGGCGGTCACCCCGGACGAGGTCCGCGAGGTCGCCCGCGAGATCCTGGGACAGCGGCCCTCG